A window of Triplophysa dalaica isolate WHDGS20190420 chromosome 7, ASM1584641v1, whole genome shotgun sequence contains these coding sequences:
- the LOC130425529 gene encoding uncharacterized protein LOC130425529 gives MSQSSNEDSALPGTSANVNPDEYDVHEQIQELSRKHAETVAAIAGLNREPSRSYIYVPRERHIQSFSGEFSKDGRNVDEFIEEVERVLLVRNQTPEDQADFVLSLLKGAALEEVRLRRGAQPQGTEDLFTYLRDAFGEKRSLAQLLQSFYTRKQLEGEDLRMYSHSLSQILNSVVKQSPDAIANVNSAIRDQFVEGVKDASLRRELRKFVRDKPQATLIEVRDEAIMWSLEDPKLRVSRAALHHHVTSESAEARCEAIEKSSVTLEEVLKVVAEQGKAIGELTQAIQKLTLHCTNAEVVSRPKAKMQPRFADDGQPICFKCNEVGHIAQNCVRKLKQTVREDSVSSTPQGNAHPRSL, from the coding sequence ATGTCACAGTCTAGCAATGAAGATTCCGCCTTACCGGGTACTTCTGCTAATGTAAATCCTGATGAGTATGATGTTCATGAACAAATCCAAGAATTGAGTAGAAAACATGCTGAAACCGTAGCAGCGATAGCGGGCCTAAATCGAGAGCCCAGTAGGTCCTATATCTACGTGCCGAGGGAAAGACACATTCAGTCTTTTAGTGGGGAATTCAGCAAAGACGGTAGAAATGTGGATGAGTTCATTGAAGAGGTAGAAAGAGTGTTGCTTGTTAGAAACCAGACTCCTGAAGATCAAGCAGACTTCGTTCTTTCTTTGTTAAAGGGTGCCGCTTTGGAGGAGGTTAGGTTAAGAAGGGGGGCTCAACCTCAGGGAACAGAGGATCTTTTTACTTACCTCAGAGATGCTTTTGGGGAGAAGCGTAGTCTTGCACAGCTACTGCAGAGTTTCTATACTCGTAAGCAATTAGAAGGTGAAGACCTGCGTATGTACTCTCACTCTTTGTCACAGATCTTGAACTCAGTCGTGAAGCAGTCCCCAGATGCCATTGCAAATGTGAATTCTGCCATTAGAGATCAGTTTGTAGAGGGGGTTAAAGATGCATCTCTTAGAAGGGAACTTCGTAAATTTGTGAGGGATAAGCCCCAAGCAACCTTGATTGAGGTACGAGACGAAGCAATCATGTGGTCTCTCGAAGACCCCAAATTGCGTGTTAGCAGAGCAGCTCTTCATCATCATGTAACCTCTGAGTCTGCAGAAGCCCGCTGTGAGGCTATTGAGAAAAGCTCTGTCACGCTTGAAGAAGTCTTAAAGGTAGTAGCCGAGCAAGGGAAGGCCATAGGTGAACTAACTCAAGCAATTCAGAAATTGACGCTTCATTGTACTAATGCTGAAGTGGTGAGTCGCCCCAAGGCTAAAATGCAGCCCAGATTTGCAGATGATGGCCAGCCCATCTGCTTCAAGTGTAATGAGGTGGGGCACATAGCCCAAAACTGCGTGAGAAAGCTCAAACAGACAGTCAGGGAGGATTCTGTATCCTCCACGCCTCAGGGAAATGCGCACCCTCGGTCGCTGTGA